The following coding sequences are from one Sciurus carolinensis chromosome 11, mSciCar1.2, whole genome shotgun sequence window:
- the Tesmin gene encoding tesmin, whose protein sequence is MEEAPLLGAMSGPDDEMVTDLFCPERPFAPESLALSPAVGVKPEQDELPVLGDAYLGAADPAEPLLRALSPPPGADCPGEVQAALLGDYPGLPELRAPEDAAPPAYSVHVLSSLLPAQRGPALVPLGAGVRVIPVEIKEGGGSVTSSNPEDAAFQSPLAQESCCTFLSSQEAEETPSCSRKKDSGPMVICQLKGGAQMLCIEHSGTRELKTLHLVPQHQDQNNYLQSDVPKPMTTLVGRFLPVPAKLNLIAQQLDSGARPSAVTGPAFPAGSALPGPPKMTLTG, encoded by the exons ATGGAAGAGGCCCCTCTGCTGGGCGCGATGTCCGGCCCCGACGATGAGATGGTGACCGACCTTTTCTGCCCGGAGCGCCCCTTCGCCCCGGAGAGCCTGGCCCTGAGCCCCGCCGTGGGGGTGAAGCCCGAGCAGGACGAGCTGCCTGTGCTGGGCGACGCCTACCTGGGCGCCGCAGACCCCGCCGAGCCGCTGCTGCGCGCGCTCAGCCCGCCGCCCGGCGCCGACTGCCCGGGCGAGGTGCAGGCGGCGCTGCTCGGGGACTACCCCGGGCTCCCCGAGCTGCGCGCCCCGGAGGACGCCGCGCCGCCCGCCTACAGCGTGCACGTCCTGTCCTCGCTGCTGCCCGCGCAGCGCGGCCCCGCGCTGGTGCCGCTGGGCGCCGGAGTGCGGGTGATTCCA GTTGAGATCAAGGAAGGGGGTGGCAGCGTAACAAGTAGCAATCCGGAGGATGCAGCTTTCCAGAGTCCTCTTGCTCAGGAGTCCTGTTGCACCTTCCTGTCATCCCAAGAGGCAGAGGAGACCCCCAGCTGCTCTCGTAAGAAAGACTCCGGCCCCATG gtGATATGTCAGTTGAAAGGGGGTGCACAGATGCTATGCATAGAACATTCTGGCACAAGAGAACTGAAAACCCTTCACTTGGTTCCCCAGCATCAAGACCAAAATAATTATCTACAGTCAG ATGTCCCAAAGCCAATGACCACTTTAGTAGGAAGGTTTTTGCCAGTACCAGCAAAATTAAATCTCATTGCACAACAA CTGGACAGCGGGGCTCGCCCCTCAGCAGTCACCGGGCCGGCTTTCCCTGCAGGGTCAGCTCTCCCAGGACCACCAAAAATGACGCTGACTGGGTAA